From Camelina sativa cultivar DH55 chromosome 20, Cs, whole genome shotgun sequence, the proteins below share one genomic window:
- the LOC104771330 gene encoding uncharacterized protein LOC104771330, producing the protein MKMRYGEIRRRDKGVPIGCNCGAVLLVATSNDPTTRGERYFSCPYDITDGPGQGCGFRKWWTDAVREEFRVTQEEKNEMKQDLDATKKRIEIQEEMILYLEKKYDALEKKFESLNKYL; encoded by the exons atgaaaatgaggtaCGGCGAAATCCGGAGGCGAGACAAGGGCGTTCCAATCGGGTGTAATTGCGGTGCGGTGCTTCTCGTTGCCACTTCTAATGATCCTACCACGAGAGGAGAACGTTATTTCAGTTGTCCGTATGACATCACagat GGTCCCGGTCAAGGCTGCGGTTTCAGGAAGTGGTGGACTGATGCAGTGCGCGAAGAGTTTAGGGTTActcaggaggagaagaatgagatgaagcaGGACTTGGATGCAACCAAGAAGCGCAtcgagattcaagaagaaatgatcttgtatttggaaaagaaatatgacgcgctggagaagaagtttgagagcttgaacaagTATCTGTGA